The following proteins are co-located in the Poecile atricapillus isolate bPoeAtr1 chromosome 2, bPoeAtr1.hap1, whole genome shotgun sequence genome:
- the LOC131575112 gene encoding prostatic spermine-binding protein-like — protein MRRMKMRMMKMRMMMMTIRMMRMMKMRMMMRKRRRDEKDEDDKDEDEDDEDEENGDNDGEEEAEDEDDVKMKMKDDEEDDKDEDDEDDEDEEENKDEKDENDKEEDDEDKDEDEDEDDEDGDDNDEDEEDKSEEEDGKDENDKDDEGEDDDEDEG, from the exons ATGagaaggatgaagatgaggatgatgaagatgaggatgatgatgatgacaataaggatgatgaggatgatgaagatgaggatgatgatgaggaagagaagaagggaTGAGAAGGATGAGGATGACAAGGATGAAGAT gaggatgatgaagatgaggagaATGGGGATAAtgatggggaggaggaggctgaagatgaggatgatgtgaagatgaagatgaaggatgatgaggaggatgacaaggatgaggatgatgaggatgatgaagatgaggaagaaaacaaggaTGAGAAGGATGAGAATGACAAGGAGGAAGATGATGAGGACAAAGAcgaggatgaagatgaggatgatgaggatggaGATGACAAcgatgaagatgaggaggatAAGAGCGAGGAAGAGGATGGCAAAGATGAGAATGACAAAGATGATGAaggtgaggatgatgatgaagatgaaggaTGA